From Candidatus Hadarchaeales archaeon, one genomic window encodes:
- the cutA gene encoding divalent-cation tolerance protein CutA: MYILLTTVDRKEKAEELARRVVEEKLASCVTVLPGAKSFYFWKGKREEAEELLLLMKTLSPEKLMERLKELHPYEVPELLVLRASAVSEEYLRWAREVVE, encoded by the coding sequence ATGTACATCCTCCTCACCACCGTGGATAGAAAGGAAAAGGCGGAAGAACTGGCGAGAAGGGTAGTGGAGGAGAAGCTGGCTTCCTGCGTGACCGTGCTCCCTGGGGCCAAATCCTTCTATTTCTGGAAGGGGAAGAGGGAGGAAGCGGAGGAGCTCCTGCTCCTCATGAAGACCCTGAGTCCGGAGAAGCTGATGGAGAGACTGAAGGAGCTACACCCATACGAGGTTCCGGAGCTCTTAGTTCTGAGGGCCTCCGCGGTCTCGGAGGAGTACCTGAGATGGGCAAGGGAAGTGGTGGAGTAA
- a CDS encoding site-2 protease family protein codes for MELSQSLLLLLLGLGSFWAIFLLFYREGHLKKYGFSLEGGMLLWRTERGLRIIDRVAKKRRKGWIWFGEVGTYVGLFLMFFVFFNLLLNAYFILRRPELSVAGARFVLPGVIPGLTVYWWLISVAVVLLVHEVSHGLLMRAQGIPTKSVGLLLFIALPGAFVEPDEKKLNASPLKKRLRIFAAGSFANILVGLLTFFFLFLLLSPLPGVRVWGVRENGPCENLELGTLLLSLNGKPLHTWRDYVEGVENLKPGEEVVLETDRGTFVVTADNRDNRGSLGIWPVSSPPRSELLHPLSMLGLMVNELLGRPALPPYTLLHPYFYRSPLPWPLVDLLKWIFVLDLGIGMFNLLPLVPLDGGYMFRGLLELKMSKKRARQFSNFFSLFLLFILLLNLFPSLL; via the coding sequence ATGGAGCTCTCCCAATCCCTTCTCCTCCTCCTCCTGGGTTTGGGTTCCTTCTGGGCGATCTTTCTCCTCTTCTACCGGGAGGGTCATCTGAAGAAGTACGGATTTTCGTTGGAAGGGGGAATGCTCCTCTGGAGGACCGAAAGGGGTCTGAGGATCATCGATCGTGTCGCCAAGAAGAGGAGAAAGGGATGGATTTGGTTCGGGGAAGTTGGGACCTATGTGGGTCTCTTCCTCATGTTTTTCGTCTTCTTCAACCTCCTCCTCAACGCCTACTTCATACTGAGGAGGCCCGAACTTTCCGTGGCCGGGGCGAGGTTCGTACTTCCAGGGGTAATCCCAGGACTCACCGTTTACTGGTGGTTGATTTCGGTGGCCGTGGTTCTCCTGGTTCACGAGGTCTCCCACGGTCTCCTGATGAGGGCCCAGGGAATCCCCACGAAGTCAGTTGGTCTCCTCCTCTTCATCGCCCTTCCAGGGGCTTTCGTGGAGCCAGATGAGAAAAAACTGAATGCTTCCCCCCTCAAGAAAAGGCTGAGGATTTTCGCAGCGGGTTCCTTCGCCAACATTTTGGTGGGCCTCCTAACCTTCTTCTTTCTTTTCCTCCTCCTTTCCCCCCTCCCCGGTGTGCGCGTGTGGGGGGTAAGGGAGAACGGTCCCTGCGAAAACTTGGAGCTCGGTACCCTCCTCCTCTCTTTGAACGGTAAACCCCTGCACACCTGGAGGGATTACGTGGAAGGGGTGGAGAACTTGAAACCGGGGGAAGAAGTGGTTCTGGAGACGGATAGGGGGACCTTCGTGGTTACAGCCGACAATAGGGACAACAGGGGGAGTCTGGGAATATGGCCCGTCTCCTCCCCCCCGCGCTCTGAGCTCCTCCATCCCCTCTCCATGTTGGGGCTCATGGTGAACGAGTTGCTGGGAAGACCCGCCCTCCCACCCTATACCCTCCTCCATCCCTACTTCTACCGTTCTCCCCTTCCCTGGCCCTTGGTGGACCTCCTGAAATGGATCTTCGTCCTCGATTTGGGAATAGGGATGTTCAACCTCCTCCCCCTCGTGCCCTTGGATGGGGGTTACATGTTCAGGGGTCTGCTGGAGCTGAAGATGTCCAAGAAGAGGGCCAGGCAGTTCTCCAATTTCTTCTCCCTCTTCCTCCTCTTTATCCTCCTCTTGAATCTTTTCCCTTCCCTCCTGTAG
- a CDS encoding endonuclease V → MLPLLKPHRTVDLRQLIEIQRRVAERVLIKDEWKKLERIAGLDLAYAGKDRGYSSCVVLDLSSLEILEKRVKKVRIKFPYLPTFLAFRELEGMLEVAREVEADVYMVDGHGVAHPRRAGLASHLGVVLEKPTLGVAKSKLCGEGEEPPLQRGGYSLLREGGEVVGAAVRTKTGVKPVYVSVGHKLSLPTAIELTLRTSTSFRIPQPLRLAHFLATKSAK, encoded by the coding sequence ATGCTTCCCCTCCTGAAACCCCACAGAACGGTGGATTTACGTCAACTAATAGAGATCCAAAGAAGGGTGGCCGAAAGAGTACTGATCAAGGACGAATGGAAGAAACTCGAGAGAATAGCAGGCCTCGATCTGGCCTATGCGGGAAAAGACCGTGGGTACTCCTCCTGTGTGGTATTGGACCTCAGCTCCCTGGAGATCCTTGAAAAGAGGGTGAAAAAAGTCAGGATAAAATTTCCCTATCTCCCCACCTTCCTAGCCTTCAGGGAGTTGGAAGGGATGCTGGAGGTGGCAAGGGAGGTGGAGGCCGACGTGTACATGGTGGACGGTCACGGAGTGGCCCATCCCAGGAGGGCGGGCCTAGCTTCCCATCTAGGGGTGGTGCTCGAAAAACCAACCCTTGGAGTGGCGAAATCCAAGCTCTGCGGAGAGGGTGAAGAACCTCCCCTCCAAAGGGGGGGATACTCCCTGTTGAGGGAAGGGGGAGAAGTGGTGGGAGCTGCCGTGAGAACCAAAACGGGAGTCAAACCAGTGTACGTGAGCGTGGGTCACAAACTCTCCCTCCCAACGGCCATAGAACTCACGCTCAGGACCTCCACCTCCTTCAGGATCCCACAACCCCTGAGGCTGGCCCATTTCCTCGCCACCAAAAGCGCCAAATAA